A single Aspergillus puulaauensis MK2 DNA, chromosome 7, nearly complete sequence DNA region contains:
- a CDS encoding UBA/TS-N domain protein (COG:S;~EggNog:ENOG410PJMR;~InterPro:IPR009060,IPR036869,IPR015940,IPR011990;~go_function: GO:0005515 - protein binding [Evidence IEA]) — MDDLNGLSWSSSSPNDNKKPPPMNSSFLFPTARPNNTSGRSTPLSASSGPSNPPSKPATPSGDSFANLVSFGSSNTNKNIPLIEQQKRLQEEKARKEAENRARYESQYGGQNNQFWDNLEKEGSTNPFSSSAAPSRQGASSPDEDDLLAAFNASAPVDASTHFPAPNPSPSLQIPPSTTSRSQSANGPSPLQQNNDLSFNDDDDPFDLNQLKPKSQPPPQPSQPDDDDDFLGLLGKPVSELPPPAPPKDSPKAQSPERSSPRPTNGVDHAIAELVDMGFPADKASQALDMTSSGTDVQAAVGILLTQAHEESRQRTQTRSPATNRHPSHSGQSRDRTQRPDRDMPSWMQPERSQTPRGRNDTRSPSSAETDPSQIAANFGNNFLKTANSLWKTGSKKVQQVVHEFNTDQDPSQPKWMRDATPEALPRERRQPEPQARNDFTDEAILLEAGGPPPRPPRPTRKNEGPPARTESEPRRQESSFGERRMQQPAFMRQQPRPETRDTRSRLSKVAVEEQSAQAYVSPARRKRPVATPSPQPEPSQGIDLFESPAPKPPARPTPSPAAARPPRSSSSTTPLPMRPKAPPRVIPQVSSSTLSSTHSQREKAAEAYKRGDYAAAHEAFTAALSGIPDKHPVIIVIRSNHAMTALKVGEPKVAISDADLILELIGPAKGEAESIDLCNGEPHKPMKDFYGKALMRKAEALEQLEKWADAAQMWKLAVEAGHGGSTSIQGRNRCEKAAGISKPAPKPSAPARRPAAPAPKKKASALDDLRDGSSGSNSATSFEAVNRLREANQAAERSDEEKFALTDSVDARLTAWKGGKQDNLRALLASLDTVLWPEANWKKINMSELIMPSKVKIQYMKGIAKVHPDKIPTDATTEQRMISSAVFGVLNEAWDKFKAENNL; from the exons ATGGATGACTTGAACGGTCTCAGTTGGAGCTCTAGCTCTCCGAATGATAACAAaaagccgccgccgatgaaTTCTAGCTTTCTATTTCCAACCGCGAGACCCAATAACACCTCGGGTCGATCTACTCccctctctgcctcctccgGACCATCGAACCCCCCTTCGAAGCCTGCGACTCCCAGTGGTGACAGTTTCGCAAATCTAGTGTCATTTGGCTCGTCAAACACCAACAAGAATATTCCACTCATTGAGCAACAGAAACGGTTACAAGAGGAGAAGGCTAGAAAGGAAGCAGAGAACCGTGCGCGGTACGAGTCACAATATGGAGGACAGAATAATCAATTTTGGGACAATCTAGAGAAGGAAGGGAGCACCAATCCCTTCAGTTCATCTGCGGCGCCTTCACGACAGGGAGCCTCATCCCCAGATGAGGACGATCTCCTTGCTGCCTTCAATGCCTCCGCTCCCGTGGATGCCTCGACTCACTTTCCCGCTCCAAACCCCAGCCCTTCCTTACAGATCCCACCAAGTACGACGAGTAGGTCACAAAGCGCCAACGGGCCAAGTCCTTTGCAGCAGAATAATGACTTGTCGTtcaatgacgatgatgatccATTTGACCTCAATCAGCTGAAGCCCAAGTCGCAACCCCCGCCtcagccttctcaacccgatgatgatgatgatttcttgggcttgctgggcaAGCCTGTATCCGAGCTcccaccgccagctccgcCAAAGGACTCACCCAAAGCGCAGAGCCCAGAGCGGTCTTCTCCGAGACCAACGAATGGCGTGGACCATGCTATTGCAGAACTAGTCGATATGGGGTTTCCGGCGGACAAAGCTAGCCAGGCATTGGATATGACATCGTCTGGCACCGATGTGCAGGCTGCTGTCGGTATTCTTCTCACCCAGGCCCATGAGGAATCTCGACAAAGAACCCAGACCAGATCGCCTGCCACCAATCgtcatcccagccattcGGGCCAAAGTCGAGACCGCACTCAGAGACCGGATCGTGATATGCCTTCGTGGATGCAGCCAGAGCGCTCTCAGACACCACGGGGTCGCAATGACACGCGTTCGCCATCATCTGCAGAAACGGACCCGTCACAGATTGCTGCGAACTTTGGCAACAATTTCCTGAAGACAGCAAACTCGCTCTGGAAAACTGGCAGCAAGAAGGTTCAGCAAGTTGTCCATGAATTTAACACGGATCAGGATCCAAGCCAGCCGAAATGGATGAGGGATGCCACCCCTGAAGCTCTCCCAAGGGAACGCCGTCAACCCGAACCACAAGCCCGCAACGATTTTACAGACGAGGCTATTCTGCTCGAAGCTGGCgggcctcctcctcgacctcctcgtcctACACGAAAGAATGAAGGACCACCTGCCCGTACAGAAAGTGAACCTCGACGACAGGAAAGCTCTTTCGGCGAAAGGCGCATGCAGCAGCCTGCCTTCATGCGACAACAGCCGAGACCAGAAACGAGAGACACAAGATCCCGGTTATCGAAAGTGGCAGTGGAAGAGCAATCTGCACAGGCGTATGTTAGCCCCGCACGGAGGAAACGGCCTGTGGCGACGCCATCTCCTCAACCAGAGCCAAGCCAGGGCATCGATCTCTTTGAGTCTCCAGCACCAAAGCCCCCTGCAAGACCGACTCCCTCGCCGGCGGCAGCCCGTCCCCCACggtcatcgtcatcaactACACCCTTACCTATGCGACCTAAGGCCCCGCCACGAGTCATCCCGCAGGTTTCAAGTAGTACACTTTCGTCTACTCACTCTCAGCGAGAAAAGGCAGCAGAGGCTTATAAGAGGGGTGATTACGCCGCTGCTCATGAAGCTTTCACAGCCGCACTTTCCGGCATACCAGATAAACATCCCGTCATAATCGTTATCCGCAGTAACCATGCGATGACGGCTCTGAAGGTTGGCGAACCAAAGGTAGCAATCAGTGACGCAGATCTCATCTTAGAACTGATCGGGCCCGCGAAGGGTGAGGCTGAATCCATCGATCTTTGCAATGGCGAGCCCCATAAACCAATGAAAGATTTTTACGGGAAAGCATTGATGCGCAAGGCAGAAGCTCTAGAGCAACTGGAGAAATGGGCCGACGCCGCGCAAATGTggaagctggctgtggaggctggccatggtggaagtaCAAGTATCCAAGGCCGTAACCGCTGCGAGAAAGCTGCCGGTATCAGCAAACCTGCGCCAAAACCGTCGGCTCCTGCGAGGCGCCCAGCGGCCCCAGCGCCCAAGAAGAAAGCATCTGCGTTGGATGATTTGCGGGATGGATCGTCTGGTTCCAATTCAGCCACATCATTTGAGGCGGTTAATCGCCTCCGGGAAGCCAACCAGGCCGCGGAGCGTAGCGACGAGGAAAAATTCGCTTTGACGGATAGTGTCGATGCACGTTTGACAGCGTGGAAGGGCGGAAAGCAAGACAATCTTCGTGCCCTCCTGGCTAGTCTAGACACTGTTTTGTGGCCCGAGGCcaattggaagaagatcaacatGTCTGAGTTGATTATGCCCAGCAAGGTCAAGATTCAATATATGAAGGGCATTGCAAAAGTGCATCCCGACAAG ATCCCCACCGACGCAACCACAGAACAGCGCATGATATCCAGTGCTGTATTCGGCGTCTTGAACGAAGCCTGGGATAAGTTCAAGGCGGAGAACAACCTTTAA
- the APM1 gene encoding AP-1 complex subunit mu (COG:U;~EggNog:ENOG410PGQF;~InterPro:IPR022775,IPR001392,IPR011012,IPR036168, IPR028565,IPR018240;~PFAM:PF01217,PF00928;~go_component: GO:0030131 - clathrin adaptor complex [Evidence IEA];~go_process: GO:0006886 - intracellular protein transport [Evidence IEA];~go_process: GO:0016192 - vesicle-mediated transport [Evidence IEA]), with the protein MASALFFLDLKGKTLLARNYRGDIPMSAVEKFPILLSDAEEESSAVPPCFSHEGINYLYIRHSNLYILALTKKNTNATEILLFLHKIVEVFTEYFKVLEEESIRDNFVIIYELLDEMMDFGYPQTTESKILQEYITQESHKLEVQARPPIAVTNAVSWRSEGIRYRKNEVFLDVVESLNLLVSATGNVLRSEILGAVKMKCYLSGMPELRLGLNDKVMFETTGRATRGKAVEMEDVKFHQCVRLSRFENDRTISFIPPDGEFELMSYRLNTQVKPLIWVECVVESHSGSRMEYMLKAKAQFKRRSTANNVEIVVPVPDDADSPRFRTNIGTVHYAPEQSAIVWKIKQFGGGKEFLMRAELGLPSVKGDDELGGGMTGGFGGSMGGTAQGKAKRPINVKFEIPYFTTSGIQVRYLKITEPKLQYPSLPWVRYITQSGDIAVRMPDVQ; encoded by the exons ATGGCGTcggctcttttcttcctaGATTTGAAGGGCAAG ACCCTTCTAGCCCGAAACTATCGCGGAGACATTCCTATGTCCGCCGTCGAGAAattccccatcctcctcagtgacgccgaagaagaaagctCCGCTGTACCGCCGTGTTTCTCCCATGAAGGAATCAAT TACCTCTATATCCGTCACAGTAACCTCTACATCCTCGCCTTGACAAAGAAAAACACCAATGCGACCGAAatcctccttttcctccacAAGATCGTGGAGGTATTCACAGAATACTTCAAggtcttggaggaggagagtaTTCGCGACAACTTTGTCATTATCTACGAATTGCTCGATGAGATGATGGATTTTGGATACCCACAAACTACGGAAAGCAAGATCTTACAAGA GTACATCACACAAGAATCACACAAGCTGGAAGTGCAAGCCCGGCCACCCATTGCAGTCACAAACGCAGTCTCCTGGCGAAGCGAAGGTATCCGCTACCGCAAGAACGAAGTCTTCCTCGATGTAGTCGAGTCGCTTAACCTCCTCGTATCTGCCACTGGCAACGTGCTACGATCGGAGATTCTGGGTGCTGTGAAGATGAAGTGTTATCTGAGTGGTATGCCAGAGCTGCGTCTCGGTTTGAACGACAAGGTCATGTTTGAGACAACCGGCCGGGCCACGCGGGGGAAGgctgttgagatggaggatgtcAAATTCCACCAATGTGTCCGACTGTCCCGATTTGAGAATGACCGCACAATCAGCTTTATCCCGCCGGACGGAGAGTTCGAGCTGATGAGCTACCGCCTGAACACGCAAGTCAAGCCTCTTATCTGGGTCGAGTGTGTCGTCGAGTCGCACTCCGGTTCCAGAATGGAATATATGTTGAAG GCCAAAGCCCAATTCAAACGCCgcagcaccgccaacaacGTTGAAATCGTTGTCCCAGTCCCTGACGACGCCGACTCTCCCCGCTTCCGTACAAACATCGGCACAGTCCACTACGCTCCCGAGCAGTCTGCCATTGTTTGGAAGATCAAGCAATTCGGCGGTGGCAAGGAGTTCCTCATGCGCGCTGAGCTCGGCCTCCCTTCCGTcaagggcgacgacgaacTCGGTGGCGGTATGACcggtgggtttggaggtAGCATGGGCGGAACAGCCCAGGGCAAAGCGAAGCGCCCGATCAACGTCAAGTTCGAGATTCCTTATTTCACCACTAGCGGCATCCAAGTAAGATATTTGAAGATTACGGAACCTAAG TTACAATACCCATCCCTCCCGTGGGTCAGATACATCACGCAGTCTGGCGATATTGCCGTCCGTATGCCTGATGTACAATGA
- a CDS encoding mitochondrial 54S ribosomal protein mL57 (COG:S;~EggNog:ENOG410PNPU;~InterPro:IPR040030,IPR000999,IPR036389;~PFAM:PF00636,PF14622;~go_component: GO:0005762 - mitochondrial large ribosomal subunit [Evidence IEA];~go_function: GO:0003735 - structural constituent of ribosome [Evidence IEA];~go_function: GO:0004525 - ribonuclease III activity [Evidence IEA];~go_process: GO:0006396 - RNA processing [Evidence IEA];~go_process: GO:0032543 - mitochondrial translation [Evidence IEA]) gives MASLLPVRAARTVSCSACRSLTSSTPAQLAVPILRRNFSTPAEQQPVDYSDKPRWSYTPPRTKAPFSLRFDSKRRDYPVNSDPKLLDQFYIRFLGDGGDEVLSDEVKWLAVTHKSFDQGRRGFNDRLAFLGKRIVQLQASLALAQSPPGTSGTVAPDPYGRKPFSHPALKGLDNLNSNTKKFMTDKSKLAEVARQYELESVLRWSPRKPENLEGSGVEVVLAHTLYALVGAVSLEKGNQVANKVARERILAPLGFKVTV, from the exons ATGGCCTCATTGCTTCCGGTACGAGCGGCCAGGACCGTCTCCTGCTCCGCATGTCGCTCCCTCACCTCCTCTACTCCGGCGCAACTCGCCGTCCCTATCCTTCGCCGTAACTTCTCAACTCCCGCGGAGCAACAACCGGTCGACTATTCGGACAAGCCGCGATGGTCATACACGCCTCCTCGCACGAAGGCTCCCTTCTCCTTACGTTTTGATTCCAAAAGGCGCGATTACCCCGTCAACTCCGACCCCAAGCTGCTCGATCAGTTCTACATCCGCTTCTTGggcgatggcggcgacgaagTTCTCTCAGACGAGGTCAAATGGCTTGCAGTCACGCACAAGAGTTTCGATCAGGGTCGGAGAGGATTCAATGATCGATTGGCGTTTCTAG GAAAACGTATCGTTCAGCTGCAGGCTTCTCTTGCTCTGGCGCAGAGTCCCCCTGGAACCTCTGGCACCGTTGCCCCTGATCCATATGGCCGCAAGCCATTCTCGCACCCTGCCCTGAAGGGCCTTGATAACCTGAACTCCAACACCAAGAAATTTATGACGGACAAATCAAAGCTCGCTGAAGTTGCGCGGCAATACGAGCTAGAAAGTGTACTGAGGTGGTCCCCTCGGAAG CCCGAGAACCTAGAAGGTTCAGGAGTCGAGGTCGTCCTTGCGCATACGCTGTACGCTCTCGTCGGAGCTGTCTCTCTGGAGAAGGGTAACCAGGTGGCCAACAAGGTAGCGCGGGAGCGGATATTGGCACCTCTGGGGTTTAAGGTGACGGTATAA
- the GTR1 gene encoding Rag GTPase GTR1 (BUSCO:EOG09264IV9;~COG:U;~EggNog:ENOG410PIE6;~InterPro:IPR027417,IPR006762,IPR039397;~PFAM:PF04670,PF00025,PF08477,PF00071,PF01926;~go_function: GO:0005525 - GTP binding [Evidence IEA]), which translates to MDGRKKKRKVLLMGKSGSGKSSMRSIIFSNYVAKDVRRLGATIDVEHSHVKFMGNLTLNLWDCGGQDAFMETYLASQRGNIFSDVAVLIYVFDIESREVERDLDTYSAIISALKEYSPHGYVFCLVHKLDLIQAEHRQRIYEERSALIRSRTEHFDIDTFGSSIWDQSLYKAWAGIVHKLIPNLTVIERFLQAFAKRIDAEEVILFERSTFLTVTSVSSEIGDLNPIYDRHERLSNIMKAFKHCAARNTHTTPASAGFVVMHTKTPQFNVFLGRFTDNTYIFIVVPPGEAAYNCAVLNTMLAREGFSKAAGAAHGDGFPLPTPETPDGEFNSNSN; encoded by the exons ATGGATGGccggaagaaaaagagaaaggtcCTCTTGATGGGCAAGAGTGGCTCGGGTAAATCGTCTATGCGGTCGATCATATTCAGCAATTATGTTGCCAAAGACGTACGGCGCCTTGGGGCGACCATTGACGTTGAGCATAGTCATGTCAAGTTTATGGGAAACCTGACTCTGAATCTCTGGGACTGTGGAGG ACAAGATGCCTTCATGGAGACCTATCTCGCCTCACAGCGTGGGAACATCTTCTCCGACGTTGCGGTCCTAATTTACGTCTTTGATATCGAGTCACGGGAAGTTGAGCGTGACCTTGACACATACAGCGCCATTATCAGTGCGCTAAAAGAATACAGCCCGCACGGCTATGTCTTCTGTCTCGTTCATAAGCTTGACCTGATTCAAGCCGAGCATCGCCAACGGATCTATGAAGAACGCTCTGCCCTCATCCGCAGTCGCACAGAACATTTCGATATCGACACCTTCGGAAGCAGTATCTGGGATCAATCTCTATACAAGGCATGGGCAGGAATTGTGCACAAACTCATTCCGAACCTCACAGTAATCGAGCGATTCCTGCAAGCATTTGCCAAACGAATCGACGCCGAGGAAGTAATCCTCTTCGAGCGCTCGACTTTCCTCACTGTGACCTCTGTCTCGTCTGAGATCGGCGACCTGAACCCAATCTACGACCGCCACGAACGTCTATCGAACATCATGAAAGCGTTCAAGCACTGCGCTGCTCGCAACACACACACAACACCCGCATCCGCCGGGTTCGTCGTCATGCACACCAAAACACCGCAGTTCAACGTCTTCCTTGGCCGCTTCACAGACAACACCTACATCTTCATCGTTGTGCCTCCAGGCGAGGCTGCCTACAACTGCGCGGTGCTGAACACCATGCTTGCCAGGGAGGGCTTCTCCAAAGCCGCAGGTGCAGCCCACGGAGACGGCTTTCCGCTCCCCACACCGGAAACCCCAGATGGCGAGTTCAATAGCAATAGTAACTAA
- a CDS encoding URC4/urg3 family protein (COG:S;~EggNog:ENOG410PI0G;~InterPro:IPR012469;~PFAM:PF07958), protein MGIFKRKDSKNSIQAEKDDRDSFVSVNSARTSNASLKSPGYKGSGLPSSIPELSIAGPPDPALDPAAYLRSIHAVRHRSHVILRKAKRNQLNHFDVDMTKFAETASYVVSIIKRDYAPDYSSIPAHGRWQHFDVGGRPRVNQLLQSWPSTIDAQERTRRLIDLFVVSVLLDAGAGNKWSYKSKESGKIYSRSEGLAVATLEMFKSGLFSSDPTEPCQVDGEGLKKITVQVLARGFQHSESNPLAGIEGRAGLLIRLSDALYRQDFFGVDARPGNMLDYLLSHPSTLASSVPIVPITTLWSILMDGFASIWPPSRTKIDGLSIGDAWPCSDLPRSPPAQSWESIVPFHKLTQWLCYSVMIPMSKLMKIYFAGSELLTGLPEYRNGGLFIDLGLLTLKEADLERGIAAYKDNAQIKGQPSVEVVPLFSTDDDVVVEWRALTVGFLDDLLEEVNGQLGLLGEDQLTLAQMLEAGTWKGGREIAEVSRPNTKEPPIMIRSDGTVF, encoded by the exons ATGGGTATCTTCAAGCGCAAGGACTCGAAGAACTCGATCCAAGCGGAGAAGGACGATCGGGATTCATTTGTATCCGTCAACAGCGCTCGGACTTCCAATGCTTCCTTGAAATCGCCTGGCTACAAGGGAAGCGGCTTACCCTCATCCATCCCTGAGCTGTCAATCGCAGGtccaccagatccagccctAGATCCAGCAGCCTACCTGCGCAGCATCCATGCCGTTCGACATCGATCACATGTTATTCtcaggaaggcgaagagaAACCAGCTCAATCATTTCGATGTTGACATGACCAAGTTTGCTGAGACGGCGTCGTATGTAGTGTCGATTATCAAG AGAGACTACGCTCCCGACTACTCGTCCATTCCTGCCCATGGCCGTTGGCAACATTTCGATGTCGGCGGAAGACCCCGCGTCAACCAACTGCTTCAGTCTTGGCCGAGCACAATCGATGCGCAGGAGCGCACTCGACGACTAATCGACCTCTTCGTGGTTTCGGTGCTCCTGGATGCTGGCGCGGGGAACAAATGGTCCTATAAGTCTAAGGAGTCCGGCAAAATTTACTCTCGCAGTGAGGGTCTCGCGGTGGCCACGCTCGAAATGTTCAAGAGCGGGCTCTTCAGCAGCGACCCAACCGAACCTTGTCAGGTCGATGGAGAGGGCCTCAAAAAGATCACTGTTCAAGTCTTGGCCAGGGGTTTCCAACACTCTGAAAGCAACCCTTTAGCTGGCATCGAGGGCCGCGCAGGCCTTTTGATAAGGTTATCGGACGCCCTATACCGTCAAGATTTCTTCGGTGTAGATGCAAGACCAGGAAACATGCTTG ACTACTTGCTTTCACACCCATCAACATTAGCCTCATCTGTACCCATAGTACCCATAACAACACTATGGTCTATCTTAATGGATGGTTTCGCTTCGATCTGGCCCCCTTCCCGAACAAAGATCGATGGGCTGAGCATTGGAGATGCTTGGCCGTGCTCGGATCTCCCACGATCTCCCCCGGCACAGTCATGGGAGTCTATCGTTCCATTCCACAAGCTCACACAGTGGCTGTGCTATTCAGTCATGATCCCGATGTCGAAATTAATGAAGATTTACTTTGCCGGTAGCGAACTCCTTACCGGCCTCCCGGAATATCGAAACGGTGGCCTTTTTATTGACTTGGGGCTTTTGACCCTCAAGGAGGCCGACCTTGAGCGAGGTATTGCGGCATACAAAGACAATGCACAGATCAAAGGACAGCCTAGCGTGGAAGTGGTGCCTCTTTTCtccaccgacgacgatgtAGTAGTCGAATGGCGAGCACTTACTGTCGGGTTTCTAGATGACCTCCTGGAAGAGGTCAATGGGCAGCTAGGACTGCTGGGAGAGGACCAATTGACACTGGCCCAGATGCTTGAAGCTGGTACATGGAAG GGTGGTCGTGAAATCGCCGAAGTTTCCAGGCCGAACACAAAAGAACCGCCTATCATGATCCGCTCCGATGGTACCGTATTCTAA
- the trm61 gene encoding tRNA 1-methyladenosine methyltransferase subunit GCD14 (BUSCO:EOG09262H50;~COG:J;~EggNog:ENOG410PJ45;~InterPro:IPR014816,IPR029063;~PFAM:PF08704;~go_component: GO:0031515 - tRNA (m1A) methyltransferase complex [Evidence IEA];~go_function: GO:0016429 - tRNA (adenine-N1-)-methyltransferase activity [Evidence IEA];~go_process: GO:0030488 - tRNA methylation [Evidence IEA]) produces MPSPFLTPSSHSQLDQLALLNLRRDNTIPAILRLHDDENLGYKEGNVTNTRFGSFPHSTLFDKPWGSQVRASKVDTGSRGRGLPARQFKKRKANELDSPSGTGGDEDADSSKPTPEVPIAAASGFLHILCPTPELWTASLPHRTQVVYTPDYSYVLHRLGVRPGSTIIEAGAGSGSFTHASARAVFNGYPLAESTPKRRRRLGKVCSFEFHEQRAGKIRDEITEHGLDGIVQVTHRDVYQDGFLLNDPAGTPTTSPKANAIFLDLPAPWLALKHLVRNPPPGTESPLDPSSSVHICTFSPCMEQVQRTISALRQNNWLHISMVELQHRRIEVKREKTGLEYEGVRGANIFPRNVEDAVQKMRVVEERSTRFREILGQQGKEQDGDGDGAPQPDNDIKTDPNADIMADMPTFVPSSSIENIPPYAQGRLVHRAESDLKTHTSYLVFAVLPREWSEEEERKCAEKWPSQNVDESLQHPAKGKSKKQLRKEAKAQEKEEEMAEKAENQG; encoded by the coding sequence ATGCCTTCTCCCTTTTTAACTCCGAGTTCCCACTCCCAGCTGGACCAGCTCgccctcctcaatctccgccgAGACAATACCATTCCGGCCATCCTCCGACTCCATGACGACGAAAACCTAGGCTACAAGGAGGGAAACGTCACAAACACGCGATTCGGGTCATTCCCTCACAGTACACTCTTTGACAAGCCATGGGGCTCCCAGGTCAGAGCCTCAAAGGTCGACACCGGATCTCGAGGCCGTGGTCTTCCCGCGCGCCAGTTCAAGAAGCGCAAAGCAAACGAACTTGACTCTCCCAGCGGCACTGggggcgatgaagacgccgACAGCAGCAAACCCACACCCGAAGTACCGATTGCAGCAGCCAGTGGTTTCCTGCATATCCTCTGCCCGACCCCCGAACTCTGGACTGCCTCCCTCCCCCACCGCACCCAGGTCGTCTACACCCCAGACTACAGCTATGTCCTTCACCGTCTCGGCGTCCGCCCAGGCTCAACAATCATCGAAGCCGGCGCTGGAAGCGGCTCCTTTACACACGCATCCGCCCGCGCCGTCTTCAATGGATATCCGTTGGCCGAAAGCACGCCcaagcgccgccgccgtctaGGCAAAGTATGCAGCTTCGAATTCCACGAGCAGCGAGCCGGCAAAATTCGCGACGAAATCACCGAGCACGGTCTCGACGGAATCGTCCAAGTCACACACCGTGACGTTTATCAGGATGGATTCCTCCTAAACGACCCGGCCGGCacaccaacaacatcccccaAGGCAaacgccatcttcctcgaCCTGCCGGCCCCATGGCTGGCCCTTAAACACCTCGTCCGCAACCCACCCCCAGGCACGGAATCGCCCCTCgacccctcctcatcagtcCACATCTGCACATTCTCCCCATGCATGGAACAAGTCCAGCGAACGATCAGCGCCCTCCGCCAGAACAACTGGCTACACATCTCAATGGTCGAGCTCCAACACCGACGGATAGAAGTCAAGCGCGAGAAAACAGGGTTGGAATACGAGGGCGTACGTGGCGCAAACATCTTCCCGCGGAACGTCGAAGACGCCGTCCAAAAGATGCGCGTGGTTGAGGAACGCTCTACCCGGTTCCGCGAAATACTAGGGCAGCAGGGCAAGGAGCaagacggcgacggcgacggcgctCCACAACCCGATAATGATATAAAAACGGATCCCAACGCCGATATCATGGCAGACATGCCTACTTTTGTTCCCTCCTCAAGTATCGAGAACATCCCGCCTTATGCGCAAGGGCGCCTTGTGCACCGCGCCGAGTCGGATTTGAAAACGCATACATCATATCTTGTTTTTGCGGTTCTTCCGCGTGAAtggagtgaggaggaggagcggaaATGTGCGGAGAAATGGCCTAGTCAGAATGTGGATGAGTCGTTGCAGCACCCAGCAAAGGggaagagcaagaagcagcTGAGGAAGGAGGCCAAAGcacaggagaaagaggaggagatggctgaAAAGGCCGAGAACCAGGGGTAA